DNA from Longimicrobiaceae bacterium:
CCCTTGACGGGGGCGCCGGGCTTCGCCATTTGGAGCGGATGGAGAGCGGCGCCGGTGCCCGACGCACGGGGGGAGACGCCCCCCTGGAGGAGCGCTTCCGCGCGGCCGGGGAGGCGCTGGGGCTCGGCGCCGGCGCGCGCGTCCTGGTGGCGCTCTCCGGCGGGGCCGATTCGGTGGCGCTCCTGCACCTGCTCCGCTTCCACGCTCCCGGCCCGGGGCTCGCCCTCCACGCGGCGCACCTGGACCACGCGATGCGCCCCGGGAGCGACGCGGACGCGCGCTGGGTGGCCGGCCTCTGCGCGGCCTGGGGGGTTCCGCTCGCCACCGAGCGGCTGGAGCGGGCGCCTCGCTCGGAGGAAGAGGCGCGCCGCGCCCGCCACGCCTTCCTGCGCCGCGCCGCCCTGGACGCGGGGGATGCGCTGATCGCGACCGCCCACCACGCCGACGACCAGGCGGAGACGGTGCTCTTCCGCGTCCTGCGGGGCACCGGGATCGCGGGGCTGGCGGGGATGGCGCCACGAGGAGACGGGGTGCTCCGGCCGCTCCTCCCGTTCTGGAGGGACGAGCTGCGCGCGTACGCCCGCGCCGCCGGGCTGCGCTGGCGGGAGGATCCCACCAACCGGACGCTGGACCCGGTCCGCAACCGGATCCGCCGCCGGCTCCTCCCGCTGGCGGAGCGCAGCGTGGCCCCGGGCGCCCGGCGCAGCCTGGTGCGGCTGGCGGAGCTGGCGCGCGCGGAGGAGGCCGCCTGGAGCGCGGTGCTGGAGCCGCTCACGGGGGAGGCGGCGCGGCGCGAGGGGGCGGCGCTCGTGCTTGCGAGGGCCCCGTTCCGGGCTTATGATTCGGCCGTAGCCTCCCGGGTCCTGCGAAATCTGCTGCGCCAGTTCGGGGTCGTCCTCGATCGGACGGGAACCCGGTTGGCGCTTCAGTTTATTACCGGCTCCCCCAGCGGGCGCGTGCTCCACCTCGCCGGGGGGCTGCGCCTGGCCTCGGAGTTCGACTCCGTGCGCGTGGAGCGGGCCGGCGAGGAGCCGGCGCTCCCGGACCTGGAGGTCGCGATCCCGGCGGACGCTCCGGAGGGAGAGGGGGAGGCCCGGATCGGAGGGCGGATCCTGCGTGTGGCGTGGAGCCCGGCCTCCGCCCCCGCGGGACCGGCGCCCGGGGGCGGGGACGCCGCACTGTTTCCCGCCGACAGCCTCCCGCTCGTGGTCCGGGGGTGGCGGCCGGGGGACCGGATCCGGACCCCGGGCGGGACCCGGACCCTGAAAAAGCTCTTCGCCGAGCGGCGCGTCCCGCGCTCCGTCCGCCACCGGACCCCCATCGTCGCGGATGCCGCGGGGAGGGTGCTCTGGGTGGTGGGCGTCGAGCGCTCCCGCGGCCTCCACCCCGCCGAAGGCCAGGCGGCAATCTTCCTTTCGATTCTCGATGACTGAAGCCGAGCTGATCCTTGCCCGCACCGGCGGCCGTGAGCTCCACCGGATCGTGTACACCCCCGAGGACATCGCCACGCGGGTGCGGGAGATGGGGGCGGAGATCACCCGGGCCTTCCCCGCGGACGAGGATCTGCTGGTCCTCGGCCTGCTCAAGGGGTCCTTCATCTTCCTGAGCGACCTGGTCCGCGAGATCACCCGCCCGCTGCAGGTGGACTTCCTGGTGGCCTCCAGCTACGGGAGCGGCACCACCACCTCCGGCGAGCTCAAGCTCCTCTACGACCCCAACGCCGACTTCACGAACCGCCACGTCATCATCGTGGAGGACATCGTGGACAGCGGGACCACCATCAACCGGCTCGTCCCGCTGCTGAACGCGCGCGGCCCGCGCTCGCTGGAGATGTGCGCGCTGCTGCACAAGCACCTGGCCCCCAACCTGGTCCTGGAGCCCCGCTGGGTCGGCTTCGACGCCCCCCACGAGTTCCTGATCGGCTACGGTCTGGACCATTCCGAGAACTACCGGAACCTCCCGTTCATCGGGAGCCTGAAGCAAACCTGAGCCGCGGCGCGCCCCGCCGGCGCGCCCGCCTCCGCTGCAGTACGCGAGGGAAGCACACATGGCCGACCGCGAACCGAACACTCCCAAGGGATCCCGCTGGGGCCGCCTTTCCAGGCAGGCCTCCTTCTGGGTCTTCCTCTTCCTGCTCCCGGTGCTGATCCTCCAGATGATGGGGACGCGCGAGAAGGGGGCGGAGCAGCTCACCTACTCCCAGTTCCGGCGCGAGCTCGACCGGCAGAACGTGGTCCGGGCGACCGTGATCGCGGGCGACCAGATGCAGCAGGTGCAGGGCGAGCTGAAGGCGCCCATCACCGTCCCCACGCCGACGGGGGAGACGCGGCAGGTCGACAAGTTCACGGCCAACCTCCCCGGCCGCGACTCCGAGGCGCTGGTGGACCAGATGTACCAGTCCGGGGTGCTCGTCAACGCGGACCGGCCGCAGCGCGACTGGACCTCGATGTTCTGGGCGGCGTTCCCCTGGCTCATCATCATCGGCGTCTGGTTCCTGATCCTGCGACAGATGCAGAGCAGCGGGAACAAGGCGTTCCAGTTCGGGAAGTCCAAGGCCAAGCTCCTCACCGGCGACACGCCCAAGGTCACCTTCGACGACGTGTCGGGCGCGGACGAGGCCAAGTACGAGCTGCAGGAGATCGTCGAGTTCCTCAAGGACCCCAAGAAGTTCTCCCGCCTGGGCGGGCGGATCCCCAAGGGCGCGCTCCTGGTGGGCCCCCCGGGAACGGGGAAGACGCTCCTCGCGCGCGCCGTCGCCGGCGAGGCGGGGCGGCCCTTCTTCTCCATGTCCGGCTCTGACTTCGTGGAGATGTTCGTGGGCGTGGGCGCCTCGCGCGTGCGCGACCTGTTCGAGCAGGGGAAGGCCCACGCGCCCTGCATCATCTTCATCGACGAGATCGACGCCGTGGGACGGCACCGCGGCGCGGGGCTGGGCGGCGGGCACGACGAGCGGGAGCAGACGCTCAACCAGCTCCTGGTGGAGATGGACGGCTTCGAGGCGAACGACGGGGTAATCCTGATCGCCGCGACCAACCGCCCGGACGTGCTGGACCCGGCGCTCCTGCGCCCCGGCCGCTTCGACCGGCAGGTGGTGGTGGACTCGCCGGACGTGAAGGGGCGCGAGGGGATCCTCCGCGTCCACCTGAAGAAGATCCCCGCCGCCCCGGACGTGAACGTGGCCATCCTGGCGCGCGGCACCCCCGGGATGAGCGGCGCCGACCTGGCGAACCTGGTCAACGAGGGCGCGCTGCTCGCGGCGCGGAAGGGGCACGACTGCGTCTACATGGCCGACCTGGAGGAGGCCAAGGACAAGGTCATGCTCGGCGCCGAGCGGAAGAGCATGGTCCTTTCGGACGCGGAGAAGAAGCTCACCGCGTACCACGAGGCGGGGCACGCCGTCGTGGCGCTCCGCTTCCCGGGGCTGGACCCGGTGCACAAGGTGACGATCATCCCCCGGGGGCGGGCGCTCGGGATCACGGCGTCGCTCCCGGAGGAGGACCGCCACTCGTACTCGCGCGACTACCTGATCGCGCGGCTGGTGATGCTCTTCGGCGGGCGTGTGGCCGAGGAGATGATCTTCGGCGCGGAGAAGGTGACCACCGGGGCGGGGAACGACATCGAGCGCGCCACCGCGCTCGCCCGCCGCATGGTGACGCAGTTCGGGATGAGCGAGGCCATCGGCCCCATGGCGATCGGCGACTCGGAGCAGGAGGTCTTCCTGGGCCGCGACCTCGGCCAGCGCCGCCAGGTCAGCGAGCAGACGGCGCAGCTCGTGGACGCCGAGGTGAAGCGCCTGCTGGACGAGGCGATCGAGACGGCCCGCCGCATCCTGCGCGAGAACGAGGCGCTGATGGAGGCCATCGCGCTGGCGCTCCTGGAGCGCGAGACGCTGGACCGCGACGAGGTGGAGATGCTGGAGCAGGGGAAGACGCTCCCGCCGGTGCCGCTGCGCCCCGCGGTCTCGCCGCCCCCGCCGCCGGCCCCCCCCGCTCCGCGCCCCTCCGAGGACGGCGGGATCGGCGGCCTGTCGCCGTCCCCCTCCTTCGCCCGCGAGGCCGCGCGCGGGCCGTGACGGGGCGCTGACGGAGGGGCGGTTGGGCACCGCGCCGTTTCCCGGCTCCTGGGCCATCCGCGGCCGCTCCCTCTCCCTGGAGCGGCCGCTGGTCATGGGGATCCTCAACGTCACCCCCGACTCGTTCAGCGACGGCGGCCGCTTCGACGCCCCGGAGCGGGCCCTCGCCCGCGCCGGGGCGATGGTGGAGGAGGGCGCGGACCTCCTGGACCTGGGCGGGGAGTCCACCCGCCCGGGCGCCGCGCCAGTCTCCCCCGCGGAGGAGCTGGCCCGGGTCCTGCCGGTGCTGCGGCTGCTCAGGAAGCACCTCTCCGTCCCCCTGTCGGTGGACACGCGCCGGGCGGAGGTCGCCCGCGCGGGGCTGGCGGAAGGCGCGGAGGTCGTCAACGACGTGTCCGCGCTGGCGGACCCCGGGATGGGAGAGGCGGTGGCGGATGCGGAGGCGGGGATCGTCCTGATGCACATGCGCGGCACGCCGCAGACGATGCAGCACGACCCCCGCTACGGGGATGTGGCCGCCGAGGTGAGCCAGGAGCTCGCCGACGCGCTGGAGCGCGCCCGCGCGGCGGGGATCGCGGACGAGCGGATCGTCCTGGACCCCGGGATCGGCTTCGCGAAGACGGCGGAGCACAACCTGGAGCTGCTCGCCCGCCTGGGCGAGCTCGCGCGCCTCGGCCGCCCCCTCCTCCTGGGCCCCTCCCGCAAGGCCTTCATCGGCACGATCCTGGGGGGCATCCCCGCGGAGGAGCGCGACGCCGGCACCGCCGCCGCCTGCGTGGCGGGGCTGCTGCAGGGCGCCCGCATCTTCCGCGTGCACGACGTGCGCACGACCCGGCACGCGCTGGACGTGGCCGAGGCGGTCCGCCGGGCCGCCCCCGTCCCCGTGGCGCCGTGAACCAGCTCATGGAGCGGGTCGGCTTCCTGGCCCCGGACTGGAAGGACCTCCTGGAGATCGCGGTGGTGACCGCGGTCTTCTACCGCATCCTGCTGGTCCTGGCCGGGACGCGGGCCATCCAGATGCTCTTCGGGCTGGGCTCCCTGGTCGGCATCTACTTTCTTTCCCGGATCCTCAACCTCCTCCTGCTGCAGGCCCTGCTGGAGTACCTCTTCCAGTACGGCGCCATCGCGGCGCTGGTGGTCTTCCAGCCGGAGCTGCGCAGCGCGCTCGCGCACCTGGGGCAGAGCCGCCTGATCCGGCTCTTCACCCGCCTGGAGCAGAGCGTGGTGGCGGAGGAGATCGCGCAGGCGGTGGACGAGCTGTCGCGCGGCAAGTTGGGGGCGATCATCGCCATCGAGCGCGAGGTGGGGCTGGGCGAGTACGTGGAGACCGGGACGACCATGCAGGCGCGGGTCTCGGCGCCGCTCCTGACCACGATCTTCACGCCGTACTCGCCGCTGCACGACGGCGCGGTCATCATCCGCGGCGACACCATCGTCGCGGCGGGCGCCATCCTCCCGCTGACGCAGTTCCCCGTGTCCGACCGGGCGCTGGGGACCCGCCACCGCGCCGCGCTGGGACTCTCGGAGGAGACGGACGCGCTGGTGCTGGTGGTCTCGGAGGAGACGAGCACCGTCTCGCTGGCCTTCCGCGGCCAGCTCCAGCGCGGGCTCACGCACGACCAGCTCGTGGAGACGGTCGCCTCCCACGGCCGCGCGGCGGTGGCGGTGTAGGGGTCAGGCCGGCCGCGCCAGGCAGAAGATCTCCACGCCCATCCCCAGCCGCTCCACGGCGCGGTTTACGGCCCGGAACGGGAGCGGCCGGGTCGCCGGCTCCTGGTGGAAGTCGCGCCAGCGGGATGTCTCCACCTCCAGCACGCGGAAGCCGTGGCGGCGGAGGAGGCGGGGCAGGGTGGAGGTGGAGAAGTGGAGGAAGTGGTCGTCCTGGAAGGTCCAGGCATAGTCCTCGCCGCGCAGGTAGCGGATCCACGACCGCACGTTGGGCACCGCCACGAACAGGAGCCCGTCGTCCGCCAGGATCCGCCGCACCTCCGTCAGGAGGGGGGCCGGGTCGGGGATGTGCTCCAGCACGTGGTTCAGCGTCACCAGGGCGAAGCTTCCGTCCGGGAAGCCGCACTCCTCCAGCGGGGTCTCCCGCACCTCCAGCCCGCGCTCCCGCGCGACGCGCACGGAGCTCCCCGACAGCTCGATCCCCACGCCGTCCCATCCCCGCTCGCGCGCCACCACCAGCTCGGTGCCGATCGCGCACCCCACGTCCAGCACCCGCCCCGGCGGCCGGAGCCGCTCCACCCGGTCGAAGAGCGTTTCCGCCCGTCTCCGGAAGAAGTCCACCTTGCGGAGCTGGTCCTCCGTGTACATGTCCGACTCCGTCACCCGCGCCCGCAGCTCCTCCGGCTCGGGGAGCGGGTTCGTGTAGAACAGCCCGCATCCGCGGCAGATCACGGTGCGGTTGCGGTTCTTCGTGCTGTAGACCCGGAAGTCGGGGCTGTCGCAGACGGGGCAGGGGATCGCGG
Protein-coding regions in this window:
- the cdaA gene encoding diadenylate cyclase CdaA: MNQLMERVGFLAPDWKDLLEIAVVTAVFYRILLVLAGTRAIQMLFGLGSLVGIYFLSRILNLLLLQALLEYLFQYGAIAALVVFQPELRSALAHLGQSRLIRLFTRLEQSVVAEEIAQAVDELSRGKLGAIIAIEREVGLGEYVETGTTMQARVSAPLLTTIFTPYSPLHDGAVIIRGDTIVAAGAILPLTQFPVSDRALGTRHRAALGLSEETDALVLVVSEETSTVSLAFRGQLQRGLTHDQLVETVASHGRAAVAV
- the tilS gene encoding tRNA lysidine(34) synthetase TilS; this translates as MESGAGARRTGGDAPLEERFRAAGEALGLGAGARVLVALSGGADSVALLHLLRFHAPGPGLALHAAHLDHAMRPGSDADARWVAGLCAAWGVPLATERLERAPRSEEEARRARHAFLRRAALDAGDALIATAHHADDQAETVLFRVLRGTGIAGLAGMAPRGDGVLRPLLPFWRDELRAYARAAGLRWREDPTNRTLDPVRNRIRRRLLPLAERSVAPGARRSLVRLAELARAEEAAWSAVLEPLTGEAARREGAALVLARAPFRAYDSAVASRVLRNLLRQFGVVLDRTGTRLALQFITGSPSGRVLHLAGGLRLASEFDSVRVERAGEEPALPDLEVAIPADAPEGEGEARIGGRILRVAWSPASAPAGPAPGGGDAALFPADSLPLVVRGWRPGDRIRTPGGTRTLKKLFAERRVPRSVRHRTPIVADAAGRVLWVVGVERSRGLHPAEGQAAIFLSILDD
- the ftsH gene encoding ATP-dependent zinc metalloprotease FtsH gives rise to the protein MADREPNTPKGSRWGRLSRQASFWVFLFLLPVLILQMMGTREKGAEQLTYSQFRRELDRQNVVRATVIAGDQMQQVQGELKAPITVPTPTGETRQVDKFTANLPGRDSEALVDQMYQSGVLVNADRPQRDWTSMFWAAFPWLIIIGVWFLILRQMQSSGNKAFQFGKSKAKLLTGDTPKVTFDDVSGADEAKYELQEIVEFLKDPKKFSRLGGRIPKGALLVGPPGTGKTLLARAVAGEAGRPFFSMSGSDFVEMFVGVGASRVRDLFEQGKAHAPCIIFIDEIDAVGRHRGAGLGGGHDEREQTLNQLLVEMDGFEANDGVILIAATNRPDVLDPALLRPGRFDRQVVVDSPDVKGREGILRVHLKKIPAAPDVNVAILARGTPGMSGADLANLVNEGALLAARKGHDCVYMADLEEAKDKVMLGAERKSMVLSDAEKKLTAYHEAGHAVVALRFPGLDPVHKVTIIPRGRALGITASLPEEDRHSYSRDYLIARLVMLFGGRVAEEMIFGAEKVTTGAGNDIERATALARRMVTQFGMSEAIGPMAIGDSEQEVFLGRDLGQRRQVSEQTAQLVDAEVKRLLDEAIETARRILRENEALMEAIALALLERETLDRDEVEMLEQGKTLPPVPLRPAVSPPPPPAPPAPRPSEDGGIGGLSPSPSFAREAARGP
- the folP gene encoding dihydropteroate synthase; protein product: MGTAPFPGSWAIRGRSLSLERPLVMGILNVTPDSFSDGGRFDAPERALARAGAMVEEGADLLDLGGESTRPGAAPVSPAEELARVLPVLRLLRKHLSVPLSVDTRRAEVARAGLAEGAEVVNDVSALADPGMGEAVADAEAGIVLMHMRGTPQTMQHDPRYGDVAAEVSQELADALERARAAGIADERIVLDPGIGFAKTAEHNLELLARLGELARLGRPLLLGPSRKAFIGTILGGIPAEERDAGTAAACVAGLLQGARIFRVHDVRTTRHALDVAEAVRRAAPVPVAP
- the hpt gene encoding hypoxanthine phosphoribosyltransferase codes for the protein MTEAELILARTGGRELHRIVYTPEDIATRVREMGAEITRAFPADEDLLVLGLLKGSFIFLSDLVREITRPLQVDFLVASSYGSGTTTSGELKLLYDPNADFTNRHVIIVEDIVDSGTTINRLVPLLNARGPRSLEMCALLHKHLAPNLVLEPRWVGFDAPHEFLIGYGLDHSENYRNLPFIGSLKQT
- a CDS encoding class I SAM-dependent methyltransferase; protein product: MPAIPCPVCDSPDFRVYSTKNRNRTVICRGCGLFYTNPLPEPEELRARVTESDMYTEDQLRKVDFFRRRAETLFDRVERLRPPGRVLDVGCAIGTELVVARERGWDGVGIELSGSSVRVARERGLEVRETPLEECGFPDGSFALVTLNHVLEHIPDPAPLLTEVRRILADDGLLFVAVPNVRSWIRYLRGEDYAWTFQDDHFLHFSTSTLPRLLRRHGFRVLEVETSRWRDFHQEPATRPLPFRAVNRAVERLGMGVEIFCLARPA